The genomic window TAAAATGTCATTTTGGCAAGGAGTGGAATATTACTTATGAAAGTCGCTGTATTATATGGGGGAACATCAGGGGAGCGTGAAGTTTCGTTATCTTCTGGCAAAGGCATCATGAACGCCCTGCAAAAGAAAGGGCATGAAGTAATCGGCATTGATTTTAACCCAAGTAAAATCAATGAATTAATAACATTAGATGTTGATATTGTTTTTATCGGCTTGCATGGACGCTTCGGTGAGGATGGTAGAATTCAAGGCCTTTTAGATTTGCTTAATATTCCTTATGTTGGCTCTGGTGTGCTAGGTTCTGCTTTAGCGATGAATAAAGTGAAGGCAAAAAGAATATTGGAACGAGAGGGAATCCGCGTTGCTAAAGATCAAACATTAAATGCGGCTACATTTAATCGTGATAGCTTTCAATTTGAATTAGAATATCCCGCTGTTGTCAAACCTGCTTGTGAAGGTTCTACAATCGGCTTAACGATTGCACATAATGAACAAGAATTAATGGCTGGAGTTGAAGAAGGCTTTAAACATGATGAAAATTTATTAATTGAAGAGTTTATTGATGGCATGGAAGTAACGGTTGCTGTTTTAGGTGAAAAAGGAAAAGAGCAAGCCTTGCCTGTCATTGAAATCGTGCCAAAGAATAAATATTATGATTATGAATCAAAATATGCCCCAGGCATGAGTGAACATATTATTCCTGCAAGAGTAAGTGATGATATTACAGAATATCTACAAAATATGGCCGTGTTAGCTCATCAATCACTAGACTGTAAAACGTATTCACGAACGGACTTTATTGTTCCACATGATGGAAGCTTACCTGTGCTCTTAGAGGTCAACACATTACCTGGTATGACGCCGACTAGCTTATTCCCAGATGCCGCCCGTGAAATTGGCTTATCCTATGAAGATATGATTGAAACGCTCCTACAACTATCGCTAAAATAGGGTGTAAAAACCGTTGCATGGAATATCCTGATATGTATACTTATAGTAATGTATGTAAAATATAACCGTATAGTCTGATGATTCTTTAGGAGGGAAAATTTCATGGCAGCCGATAAAGCAGGAATTGGAAATGAAGATAAGCTAGATGTCTTGAAATCAACGCAAACAGTCATTAAAAATGCATTAGATAAGCTCGGTTATTCTGAGGAGTTTTATGAACTTCTCAAGGAGCCTTTGCGAATGATGACTGTTAGAATTCCCGTTCGGATGGATAATGGATCGGTCAAACTTTTTACTGGCTACCGTGCCCAACATAATGATGCAGTCGGTCCTACAAAAGGCGGTGTACGTTTTCATCCAGGGGTAACAGAAAATGAAGTAAATGCGCTGTCAATTTGGATGAGTTTAAAGTGTGGCATTGTTGACTTGCCATATGGCGGTGGAAAAGGTGGTATTATTTGCGACCCTCGTGATATGTCATTTAGAGAGTTAGAGAATTTAAGCCGTGGTTATGTTCGGGCAATTAGTCAAATTGTTGGTCCTACTAAAGATATTCCGGCGCCAGATGTATTTACAAACTCGCAAATTATGGCATGGATGATGGATGAATATAGCCGTATCGATGAATTTAATAACCCAGGTTTTATTACCGGGAAACCAATCGTTCTTGGTGGATCCCACGGACGTGAGTCAGCCACTGCTAAAGGTGTGACCATTTGTATTTATGAAGCTTTAAAGAAAAAAGGTATCGATATAAAAGGCGCACGGGTTGTTGTTCAAGGATTTGGAAATGCAGGCAGCTTTTTGTCGAAATTTATGCATGATGCTGGTGCGAAGGTGATTGGCATTTCTGATGCGTATGGCGCCCTTCATGACCCAAATGGACTTGATATTGATTACCTTTTAGATCGTCGTGATAGCTTTGGAACAGTAACAAAGTTATTTAAAAATACGATTACAAATAAAGAGCTTTTAGAGATAGATTGCGATATTTTAGTACCAGCGGCGATTGAAAATCAAATTACTGAAGAAAATGCCAATGGTATTCAGGCAAAAATTATTGTAGAAGCAGCGAATGGCCCTACTACATTAGAAGCAACGAAAATATTAACAGAACGCGGCATTTTACTTGTTCCAGATGTACTTGCAAGTGCCGGAGGGGTCACGGTTTCTTATTTTGAATGGGTCCAAAATAACCAAGGCTATTATTGGTCCGAGGAAGAAGTCGAAGAAAAGCTGGAAAAAGTAATGGTGAAAGCATTTAATAATGTTTATGATACAGCGCAAACGAGAAAAGTTGATATGAGATTAGCAGCCTATATGGTTGGTGTGCGTAAGATGGCCGAAGCATCGCGTTTCAGAGGCTGGATTTAGACAGAAAAAAGATGAAGAGGGTCCTCGTTGCTACGAGGATTCTTCTGTTTGAGGAGGAATCATTATGAAAAAGGAAGATATCATTATTATTGGGGGCGGACCTTGTGGCTTGGCTGCGGCAATTGCTCTTGGGAACAAAGGTTTTAAGCCACTTGTCATTGAAAAAGGAAATGTTGTAAATGCGGTTTACGAATATCCTACACACCAAACTTTTTTTAGTGCTAGTGAAAAATTAGAAATTGGTGATGTACCATTTGTTTCCGAAAATCGAAAACCAACAAGAAATCAAGCCTTATGTTATTATCGTGAAGTCGTAAAACGAAAAGCGCTCCGCATTAACACGTTTGAGCGGGTAAAGAGCGTGGAAAAAACGGGAGAACAACAGTTTATTGTTCATACGAAAAAGAAAAATGGAGAAGAACATACATATAGCGCGACATACGTTGTCATTGCCACAGGGTATTATGATAACCCGAATTATATGGATGTTCGTGGTGAAGATTTGCCAAAGGTGATGCATTATTTTAAAGAGGCCCATCTATATTTTAATACAGATGTTGTGATTGTTGGTGGAAAAAACTCGGCCGTTGATGCCGCCCTTGAGCTTCATAAAGCTGGTGCGAAAAGCATTACGGTTTTGTATCGTGGTAGTGAATTTTCTGGAAGTATTAAACCATGGATTTTGCCTGAGTTTGAATCGTTAATTCGTGATGGTTACATAAAAATGGAGTTTAACTCATTTGTGAAGGAAATCACAAATGAGTCTGTCATCTATACAGTAAAAGGTGAGGAAAAAACAATTAAAAATGATTTTGTCTTTGCGATGACTGGCTATAAACCAGATCATGCTTTTTTAAAGGACATGGGAGTTGGCGTCGATGAGGAAACAGGGCGTCCACTTTTTAATGCAGACACAATGGAAACAAATATCTCTGGGATTTTTATTGCTGGGGTGATTGCCGCTGGCAATAATGCTAATGAAATTTTTATTGAAAACGGTCGGTTTCATGGTGAGTTCATTGCTAATTGTTTAAGTGGAAAAATGTAAAGGGTGAAGAAGTTGAAAAAGAAAATTGCCTTAATTACCACGGGTGGAACAATTGCCAGTAAAGAGATTTCGAAAGGATTATTACATTCAGGTGCGATGTCAGGTGAAGAATTAGCAACATTATGCCATCTACCTGACGATATCGGGGTCAAAATTGTTGATGTAATACAAAAGCCAAGCATGCATATTGATTTCGATTTAATGCTAAAAATTCGAAGTGCAATTATTTCGGAGTTGAAGGATGAATCAATCTGTGGTGTTGTCATCACCCATGGAACAGATACGTTGGAGGAAACGGCTTATTTTCTTGATTTAACGATTAATGACCAGCGTCCAATCGTCGTCACCGGCTCACAGCGTTCACCGCAGGAAATTGGTACGGATGTATACTCTAATCTTAGGAATTCGATTTATGCCGCTGTAAATAAAGAATTAACCCATGCAGGTGTCGTCGTTGTCTTTAACGAGCGGATTTATTCAGCAAAATATGTAAAAAAAGTTCACGCCTCGAACATCCAAGGATTTGAGTCCTTTGGCTATGGGTATCTTGGCATTATTGATAATAATGTTGTCAGCATTTACCAAAGGCCAGTTTATAAAGACAATTACCTTATTGTCAAACAAATCCCGCGTGTTGATATTATTAAATGCTATTCAGGAGTAGATGGCGTGTTAGTTGATGCAGCCTTACAGGCTGGAGCAAAGGGAATTATCTTGGAAGGCGTAGGAAGGGGCCAGGTAGCGCCTTTGATGATGAATTCAATTAAAAGCGCGATTAAAGCCGGAATCGTCGTCGTTATAACGACAAGCGCTGAAGAAGGGAAAGTCTATCCTGCCTATGCTTATCCCGGAAGCGCTTATGATTTACAACAAAACGGTGTCCTCTTAGGGGAGGATTATGATAGTAAAAAAGCTCGCATAAAATTAGCTGTCTTATTAGCAACTGTTGAAAAAGTAACGCAAGAGCATTTTAAACGATAATTTCCAGTAAAATTTTTCTCCTTTCATCCAGCCTATGATTCATGGTACGATTGAATTATAAATAAGGCTTATAGAAAGGATTATTTCATCTAAATGTTAGCGATAATCTCAAGTGGAATAGCCCCAGGGCTTGCACTTCTTTGTTACTTTTATTTAAAAGATAAATTTGAAGCTGAGCCGATAGGAATGGTTGTTCGAACGATGATTTATGGTGCCTTACTCGTATTTCCGATTATGTTTATTCAATATGCATTTTCGAGCGAAGGTGTTTTTCAAAGCGATTGGAGTAACGCCTATATACTATCTGGGTTGCTAGAAGAATTTTTTAAATGGTTTATTTTATATTTTACAATTTTCGAACATACGGAATTTAATGAAAGATATGATGGCATCGTTTATGGTGTTGCAGTTTCTCTAGGTTTTGCAACGGTTGAAAATATTTTATATTTAATTGCAAATGGGGTTGAATTTGCTTTCAGTAGGGCCTTATTGCCTGTTTCAAGCCATGCCCTTTTTGGAGTTATAATGGGTTTTTATTTAGGGAAGGCAAAGTTTGCCAGTGGTGAAAAGAAAAAAGTCTGGCTTGCATTTTCAGTGTTTTTGCCTATTTTCCTGCATGGTACGTATGATTTTATTATATTAGTGCTAAAAGAATATTGGCTTTATTTAATTGTTCCGTTTATGCTTCTAATGTGGATGAATGCTTTAAGGAAAATGAAAGAGGCTAATAAATTGGATGAAGCACAAATCATACCTTTATTCGAACAAAAAAATAAATTATCGCAATAAACACGAGGTTGACTCTAGAAAGGGGCCATCCTCGTGTTTTTTCATGCATAAAATAACAATTTCTACGGAAAATAAGGATAGCAAACATTCCTAATAAGGGGGATTGTCAAAAGATGTGTTGTAAAACATTGATGAAACATTTGCTAGTTTTAACACTATTTGTCGGAATTACTGCATCAGCTACAAAAGAAGATGAAGTGAGCGCTTTTTCAAATCAGATTATTCGAATTGGAGCTGTTGGTACGGATGTTATTGAATTACAAGCTAGACTGCAATATGTAGGCTTTTATCACGGGAAAATAGACGGTGTATTTGGGTGGGGTACATATTGGGCATTAAGAAATTTCCAAAACGATTTTGGTTTGCCCATTGATGGTCTTGCTGGTCAATCAACAAAACAAAAATTAGTGAAAGCATCAAAATATGATAAGTATTTTGTGGAGAGTAACGTCAATAAAGGCAATAGCATTACGTACTATGGCGGTACACCAAAAGAACAGCAAGTCAAAAAAAATGCGTCAAATGTGAATAATCAAAAGCAAAATGCTCAGAAGCAAACTGTTCAAAAGCAAACACCATCTAGTAAACCAACTGCAGTCAACGTGCCGAACGGATTTTCACAAAATGATATTAAATTAATGGCCAATGCTGTTCATGGAGAATCAAGAGGTGAGCCGTATATTGGACAAGTAGCAGTTGCGGCCGTTATTTTAAACCGCATTA from Bacillus sp. (in: firmicutes) includes these protein-coding regions:
- the sleB gene encoding spore cortex-lytic enzyme; its protein translation is MCCKTLMKHLLVLTLFVGITASATKEDEVSAFSNQIIRIGAVGTDVIELQARLQYVGFYHGKIDGVFGWGTYWALRNFQNDFGLPIDGLAGQSTKQKLVKASKYDKYFVESNVNKGNSITYYGGTPKEQQVKKNASNVNNQKQNAQKQTVQKQTPSSKPTAVNVPNGFSQNDIKLMANAVHGESRGEPYIGQVAVAAVILNRINSPSFPNTVSGVIFEPGAFTAVADGQIWLTPDETSKKAVIDAINGWDPTGNALYYFNPNTATSAWIWGRPQIKRIGDHIFCM
- a CDS encoding D-alanine--D-alanine ligase, translated to MKVAVLYGGTSGEREVSLSSGKGIMNALQKKGHEVIGIDFNPSKINELITLDVDIVFIGLHGRFGEDGRIQGLLDLLNIPYVGSGVLGSALAMNKVKAKRILEREGIRVAKDQTLNAATFNRDSFQFELEYPAVVKPACEGSTIGLTIAHNEQELMAGVEEGFKHDENLLIEEFIDGMEVTVAVLGEKGKEQALPVIEIVPKNKYYDYESKYAPGMSEHIIPARVSDDITEYLQNMAVLAHQSLDCKTYSRTDFIVPHDGSLPVLLEVNTLPGMTPTSLFPDAAREIGLSYEDMIETLLQLSLK
- a CDS encoding Glu/Leu/Phe/Val dehydrogenase, translating into MAADKAGIGNEDKLDVLKSTQTVIKNALDKLGYSEEFYELLKEPLRMMTVRIPVRMDNGSVKLFTGYRAQHNDAVGPTKGGVRFHPGVTENEVNALSIWMSLKCGIVDLPYGGGKGGIICDPRDMSFRELENLSRGYVRAISQIVGPTKDIPAPDVFTNSQIMAWMMDEYSRIDEFNNPGFITGKPIVLGGSHGRESATAKGVTICIYEALKKKGIDIKGARVVVQGFGNAGSFLSKFMHDAGAKVIGISDAYGALHDPNGLDIDYLLDRRDSFGTVTKLFKNTITNKELLEIDCDILVPAAIENQITEENANGIQAKIIVEAANGPTTLEATKILTERGILLVPDVLASAGGVTVSYFEWVQNNQGYYWSEEEVEEKLEKVMVKAFNNVYDTAQTRKVDMRLAAYMVGVRKMAEASRFRGWI
- a CDS encoding asparaginase, whose amino-acid sequence is MKKKIALITTGGTIASKEISKGLLHSGAMSGEELATLCHLPDDIGVKIVDVIQKPSMHIDFDLMLKIRSAIISELKDESICGVVITHGTDTLEETAYFLDLTINDQRPIVVTGSQRSPQEIGTDVYSNLRNSIYAAVNKELTHAGVVVVFNERIYSAKYVKKVHASNIQGFESFGYGYLGIIDNNVVSIYQRPVYKDNYLIVKQIPRVDIIKCYSGVDGVLVDAALQAGAKGIILEGVGRGQVAPLMMNSIKSAIKAGIVVVITTSAEEGKVYPAYAYPGSAYDLQQNGVLLGEDYDSKKARIKLAVLLATVEKVTQEHFKR
- the prsW gene encoding intramembrane metalloprotease PrsW; this translates as MLAIISSGIAPGLALLCYFYLKDKFEAEPIGMVVRTMIYGALLVFPIMFIQYAFSSEGVFQSDWSNAYILSGLLEEFFKWFILYFTIFEHTEFNERYDGIVYGVAVSLGFATVENILYLIANGVEFAFSRALLPVSSHALFGVIMGFYLGKAKFASGEKKKVWLAFSVFLPIFLHGTYDFIILVLKEYWLYLIVPFMLLMWMNALRKMKEANKLDEAQIIPLFEQKNKLSQ
- the ypdA gene encoding YpdA family putative bacillithiol disulfide reductase is translated as MKKEDIIIIGGGPCGLAAAIALGNKGFKPLVIEKGNVVNAVYEYPTHQTFFSASEKLEIGDVPFVSENRKPTRNQALCYYREVVKRKALRINTFERVKSVEKTGEQQFIVHTKKKNGEEHTYSATYVVIATGYYDNPNYMDVRGEDLPKVMHYFKEAHLYFNTDVVIVGGKNSAVDAALELHKAGAKSITVLYRGSEFSGSIKPWILPEFESLIRDGYIKMEFNSFVKEITNESVIYTVKGEEKTIKNDFVFAMTGYKPDHAFLKDMGVGVDEETGRPLFNADTMETNISGIFIAGVIAAGNNANEIFIENGRFHGEFIANCLSGKM